A region from the Leptospirillum ferriphilum ML-04 genome encodes:
- the mobF gene encoding MobF family relaxase translates to MLSITVKKGQTGKDLAGVADYPDENRNKEKQVGAVEDYYSQGSESTPSRWIGSAAEALDLSGPVDRKDHLRTLQGFDPRTGEALVQKAGVHRRYAIDLTFSAPKSVSIAWAVENEEVKRGIEAAQNRAVEKTLAFIEEKMSLGRRGSASEGTITKEHVKLLAAVYRHGSSRELDPQIHSHAMLQNLGLRPDGTWGALNEKEIFEWKLALGAVYRAELASEINRNLGFGIDADREYFRLAGIPPELEEEFSKRRAQIETALKEKGWSGGKAAEVAALDTRKGKEATDAEVLREQWRKIAGEYGVTAESIQGLRSLEKESKHDSFSLDRPELFRTLTAMEAIFQEKDLFRIAGVACSQSGRGLEDVKTEVAACLKDPEIVKLRGKDGEFYYTTREMLALEKEIQSLAREGSRDVSHALSLEAVKAGIARFEFEKGLSLSDEQIRAIGHLTMEAGRIRILEGHAGAGKSTALVPVRYALEASGFEVVGCSLQGKKAAGLEKDTGIKSQTIASLLRELQGYEREDGTQAPPTKALTEKTVVVVDEAAMNDTRLMAGLIRETEKAGAKLLLVGDESQVPPVAAGNPFKTLKKELGFAELTENRRQSQDWQKEASREIRSGQVKEGLQKYLDAGMIAIAKDRDGAIKETVESWADRFNPEDPSRTLLTAYKRSDVRELNARAREAMQERDLFSGPRVETTVRDRDGNSEGKREFQAGDRLYFKKNDKKRGVMNGETGTLTKIDVGSSGKECSFTVKMDKGSEVRFDPRDYAQIDHGYAITIHKSQGETVDFSSNLVTGMGLNALYVQLTRHRNGTQIVLTEDQIDKMAHHQGVELEPTDKMIDFTQRLLANQPKLTPQLPKDWSKNFEACREFLDKYSGVETGGRKDREENKFDPRLEKVKALLSSIRKNEKMNVLDFEIVNGKELQEGRSLEAPFPERAHGKEELGVGREAVHKEAERERERGGLELGIL, encoded by the coding sequence ATGCTGTCGATTACCGTCAAGAAGGGTCAGACGGGAAAAGACCTGGCCGGAGTCGCGGATTACCCGGACGAGAACCGGAATAAGGAGAAACAGGTCGGGGCGGTCGAAGACTATTACAGTCAAGGGTCCGAATCAACCCCTTCCCGGTGGATCGGATCCGCCGCGGAGGCTCTGGACCTCTCCGGGCCGGTTGATCGTAAAGACCATCTCCGGACCTTGCAGGGGTTCGATCCCCGGACGGGAGAGGCCCTTGTCCAGAAGGCGGGAGTCCACCGGCGGTATGCGATCGATCTGACCTTTTCCGCCCCGAAGTCCGTCAGCATCGCCTGGGCCGTGGAAAACGAGGAAGTCAAAAGAGGCATCGAGGCGGCCCAGAACCGGGCGGTCGAGAAGACCCTTGCCTTCATTGAAGAGAAGATGAGTCTCGGTCGCCGAGGATCGGCATCCGAAGGAACGATCACGAAAGAGCACGTGAAGCTCCTGGCCGCCGTTTATCGGCACGGATCCAGTCGCGAGCTGGACCCCCAGATCCACTCCCACGCCATGCTTCAGAACCTCGGATTGAGACCCGACGGGACTTGGGGAGCGTTGAACGAAAAAGAGATTTTCGAATGGAAATTGGCTCTCGGGGCCGTATACAGGGCCGAGCTGGCCTCGGAGATCAACCGGAATCTCGGATTCGGGATCGACGCCGACCGCGAGTATTTCCGCTTGGCCGGGATCCCTCCGGAACTGGAAGAGGAGTTTTCGAAGAGAAGGGCGCAGATCGAGACTGCACTGAAAGAAAAAGGCTGGTCGGGAGGGAAAGCGGCGGAAGTCGCGGCGCTCGATACGCGGAAGGGCAAGGAGGCCACGGACGCTGAGGTTCTGCGGGAGCAGTGGAGGAAGATCGCCGGAGAATATGGCGTCACGGCAGAATCGATCCAGGGCCTTCGAAGCCTGGAGAAGGAATCGAAGCATGATTCCTTTTCGCTCGACCGTCCGGAACTCTTCCGGACGCTGACGGCGATGGAGGCGATCTTCCAGGAGAAGGACCTGTTCCGGATTGCCGGAGTTGCGTGCTCGCAAAGCGGCCGAGGCCTCGAGGACGTAAAGACGGAAGTGGCGGCGTGTCTGAAAGATCCGGAGATCGTGAAACTGCGGGGAAAAGACGGGGAATTCTACTACACCACCCGGGAAATGCTCGCTCTGGAGAAAGAGATCCAGTCTTTGGCCCGGGAGGGGAGCCGTGACGTGTCACATGCTCTTTCTTTGGAGGCGGTCAAGGCAGGAATCGCCCGGTTCGAATTCGAGAAAGGCTTGTCTCTCTCGGATGAGCAGATTCGCGCGATCGGCCACCTGACGATGGAGGCCGGCCGGATCCGGATTCTTGAGGGACACGCCGGCGCCGGGAAGAGCACGGCCCTTGTTCCGGTCCGCTATGCGCTGGAAGCCTCCGGGTTCGAAGTCGTCGGGTGTTCCCTCCAGGGGAAAAAAGCCGCCGGACTGGAAAAGGACACGGGGATCAAGAGCCAGACGATCGCAAGCCTGCTTCGCGAACTCCAGGGGTATGAGCGGGAGGACGGAACGCAAGCCCCCCCGACGAAGGCCCTGACGGAGAAGACCGTCGTCGTCGTGGACGAGGCGGCCATGAACGACACCCGGCTCATGGCCGGTCTGATCCGGGAGACCGAAAAGGCGGGGGCCAAGCTTCTGCTGGTCGGAGACGAAAGCCAGGTGCCTCCGGTTGCCGCCGGCAATCCCTTCAAGACCCTGAAAAAAGAACTGGGTTTTGCCGAACTAACGGAGAACCGGAGGCAAAGCCAGGACTGGCAGAAGGAGGCTTCTCGCGAGATCCGGAGCGGCCAGGTGAAGGAAGGACTCCAGAAGTACCTGGACGCCGGCATGATCGCGATCGCCAAAGACCGTGACGGGGCGATCAAGGAAACCGTCGAGTCCTGGGCAGACCGCTTCAATCCCGAGGATCCATCCAGGACTCTGCTGACAGCGTATAAGCGGTCGGATGTTCGGGAACTGAACGCCCGGGCGAGAGAAGCGATGCAAGAGCGGGATCTTTTTTCCGGGCCCCGGGTCGAGACGACCGTCCGAGACCGGGACGGGAATTCCGAAGGCAAGCGCGAATTCCAGGCGGGGGACCGGCTCTATTTCAAGAAAAACGACAAAAAGAGGGGCGTGATGAACGGGGAGACCGGAACCTTGACGAAAATCGATGTCGGGAGTTCCGGAAAGGAGTGTTCTTTCACGGTCAAGATGGACAAGGGATCGGAGGTCCGGTTCGATCCCCGCGACTATGCGCAGATCGACCACGGGTATGCGATCACGATCCACAAGAGCCAGGGGGAGACCGTCGACTTCTCCTCGAATCTGGTCACGGGAATGGGGCTGAACGCCCTCTATGTCCAGTTGACCCGTCACCGGAACGGGACGCAGATCGTGTTGACGGAAGACCAGATCGACAAGATGGCCCATCACCAGGGGGTTGAGCTTGAACCCACGGACAAGATGATCGATTTTACCCAACGGCTGCTTGCAAACCAGCCGAAGCTTACCCCTCAGCTTCCGAAAGACTGGAGCAAGAATTTCGAGGCCTGCCGGGAATTTCTCGACAAATATTCCGGGGTCGAAACCGGGGGGCGGAAGGACAGGGAAGAAAACAAGTTCGACCCCAGACTGGAGAAGGTCAAGGCCCTTCTCTCCTCGATCCGGAAAAACGAGAAGATGAACGTCTTGGACTTTGAGATTGTGAACGGAAAGGAACTACAGGAGGGCCGGAGCCTAGAGGCTCCCTTCCCGGAGAGAGCGCACGGGAAGGAAGAGCTAGGAGTAGGACGTGAAGCGGTTCACAAAGAAGCGGAACGGGAGAGGGAACGGGGAGGACTGGAGCTGGGAATATTGTAG
- a CDS encoding copper-binding protein: MNRTTKQITTLTGTLLGILFAGTIAIADDMGNMNGMPDMSSGMGHTSSVPTVGHGQGIVQSVDQKAGTVTITHGPIREFGWSGMTMTFSLRHRSSLKFLKKGEHVRFDVVQDTQGSAVITKIHPEP; encoded by the coding sequence ATGAATCGGACGACAAAACAGATAACGACACTGACGGGGACGCTCCTGGGAATCCTGTTTGCCGGAACAATCGCCATTGCTGACGACATGGGAAACATGAACGGCATGCCGGACATGTCGTCGGGGATGGGGCATACATCTTCCGTCCCGACAGTCGGTCACGGACAGGGAATCGTCCAGTCGGTCGATCAAAAGGCCGGGACGGTCACCATCACGCACGGGCCGATCAGGGAGTTCGGATGGAGCGGGATGACGATGACTTTCAGTTTACGGCACCGGTCTTCCTTGAAGTTTCTCAAAAAAGGAGAGCACGTCCGGTTCGATGTGGTTCAGGACACCCAGGGATCGGCCGTGATCACGAAGATTCACCCGGAGCCCTGA